TCACGCTGCAAGACGTGCCCGGCTTCCTGCCCGGCACCAACCAGGAGTACGGCGGGATCATCCGCAACGGCGCGCGCATGATCTATGCCTACAGCGAGGCCACCGTGCCCAAGCTCATGCTGATCTTGCGCAAGAGCTACGGCGGCGCCTACTGCGTAATGAGCAGCAAGGGCCTGCGCAGCGATCTGCTGTACGCCTGGCCGAATGCCGAGATCGCCGTGATGGGTGCCGAGGGTGCGGTCAACATCCTGTTCCAGGGTGAGGTCAAGGCCGCCGCCGACCCGGCCGCGCGCCGCAAGGAGCTGGTGGCCGACTACGAGGAGCGCTTCAATAACCCGTACGTTGCGGCCGCGCGCGGCCTGATCGATGATGTGATCGAACCGCGCGACAGCCGGCGCGTGCTCATCCGCGCGCTCGAGCTAACGCTCTCGAAACGCGAGCGGCATGTGCCGAAGAAACACGGGATCTCGCCAATGTAAGCCGGCAGATACCAGTCGGCAGCCGGTAGCTTTGCCGCTTGCCGGCTGCCCGCTGCCGGCTGCCGACTATGAGGTAGGGGTATGTTCAAAAAGATACTGATCGCAAACCGGGGCGAGATCGCCGTTCGCATCGCACGCACCTGCCGCGACCTGGGCATCGCCTCAGTCGCGCTCTACGATCCATCCGACGCCGGCTCGCTGCATGTACGCCTGGCCGACGAATGTGTGGCGCTTACTTCCGGCCAGGGCTATGTCGACACCAGCGAGGTCATCCGGATCGCACTGGCCACCGGCGCCGAGGCCATCCATCCTGGCTACGGCTTTCTCGCCGAGCAGCCGGCCTTCATCCGCGCCTGCACGGCCGCCGGCCTGGTGTTTATTGGCCCACCGGCCGATGTGGTCGAGCTGCTCAAGAACAAGATCGCCACGCTCGAGCGCGTGGCAGCGGCCGGGTTTGCCACACCCCGGCACTCGACCAGCGCGTTCGAGGCCAACGACTTCGCGGCGATCCAGGCCGAGGCCGAGCGGATCGGCTACCCACTGGTGCTGAAGTCGTGCAGCGGTGGGCGCGGGCGCGGCACACGCGTGGTGCGCTCGCGCGAGCAACTGGCCGAAGTGCTCGGCCAGACCCAAGCCGCCAGCATGGCCGTGTTCCGCGACGACCGCGTGTACCTTGAGCAGGCCATCCTGCCCTCGCGCTATGTCGAGGTGCCGTTCCTGGCCGACCAGCGCGGCAATCTGATCCACCTGGGCGAGCGCGATAGCTCAATCCAGCGCAATAATCAGAAGATCATCGCCGAGACGCCCGCGCCATACCTGACACAGCCGCAGCGCGAGCAGCTGTGGGATCAAGCGCTGCAGATCGCGCGCCTGTTCGATTGCCGCAGCGCCTACACCGTCGAGTTCGTGGTCGATCAGGCCGGCCAACTGTTCTTCACCGAGATCAAGCCGCGCATCCAGGTCGAGCATTCGGTCACCGAGATGGTCGCCTCAGTCGATATCGTACGCGCACAGATCCGCTCGGCCGCCGGCGAAGCCCTGACGATCGACCAGTCGATGGTTCAACTGCACGGCTGTGCCATGCAGTGCCGAATTCGCGCCGAAGACCCGTGGAACAACTCGCTGCCCAGCCCCGGCCGGATCGAGCTGATCCGCCAGCCCGGCGGGCCAAATGTGCGCGTCGACACGTATGCCTACAGCGGCTGCGAGATCCCGCTGACCTACGAGCCGATGTTTGCCAAGCTGGTGGTGTGGGGCCGCGACCGGGCCGATTGCCTGAACCGCATGCGGCGCGCGCTCGAAGAGACGTTTATCACCGGGATTCAGACCAACTTGCCGCTGCTACAGAATATCTTCAACGACCCGGTGTTCGAGCAGGGCACCTACACAACCGAGTTCGGCCGGCGCGCCCTGCTGAGCTCGCGCACCGACCCTGGCGAGCTACGCGATCTGGCCGTGATTGCCGCCGCAGCCTACGCGCTGCGCGCCGGCGCCGCCCGGCCGACCCAGCCAGAGCGGCTCAATTCGGGCTGGCACCGCTCGAGCCGTGAGCTGCCCAAGTGAGCGTGCGATCGAATGCGCGGACAAGCCCGATCATGGTATCGGCATTACCTGCCGATACCATGATCCGAACGATGATAACGGCGTTTTTCGGTTCGATTGAGCCGGGCAGTTGGAGAAAGAGACACGGCCATGAGCATGATTCAGGTCACGATCGACGGGCATAGCTATGCCGTCGATGTGCAGATCGACCCACGCGGCGA
The sequence above is drawn from the Candidatus Kouleothrix ribensis genome and encodes:
- a CDS encoding ATP-grasp domain-containing protein; this encodes MFKKILIANRGEIAVRIARTCRDLGIASVALYDPSDAGSLHVRLADECVALTSGQGYVDTSEVIRIALATGAEAIHPGYGFLAEQPAFIRACTAAGLVFIGPPADVVELLKNKIATLERVAAAGFATPRHSTSAFEANDFAAIQAEAERIGYPLVLKSCSGGRGRGTRVVRSREQLAEVLGQTQAASMAVFRDDRVYLEQAILPSRYVEVPFLADQRGNLIHLGERDSSIQRNNQKIIAETPAPYLTQPQREQLWDQALQIARLFDCRSAYTVEFVVDQAGQLFFTEIKPRIQVEHSVTEMVASVDIVRAQIRSAAGEALTIDQSMVQLHGCAMQCRIRAEDPWNNSLPSPGRIELIRQPGGPNVRVDTYAYSGCEIPLTYEPMFAKLVVWGRDRADCLNRMRRALEETFITGIQTNLPLLQNIFNDPVFEQGTYTTEFGRRALLSSRTDPGELRDLAVIAAAAYALRAGAARPTQPERLNSGWHRSSRELPK